The following is a genomic window from Episyrphus balteatus chromosome 1, idEpiBalt1.1, whole genome shotgun sequence.
ggcctttaatttttatatttcaatcgcagtaaacaggaaatttgtttttgttttaatttataaaatgtcatttaagaatattataaattgaaaaataacaaatttttttcgtgtttcatcgcggaaaatggtaaatgattgtttaaaaattagtggtgtgcgtggtttatcggtttttgtgcgttttttgtcggtattttaaacaattaagaatttggtagctgacattggtcgccaaagtgtcatgttttgacaatctggcgaccaatgtcagttcggaatatattacctttttatgtgtactgtgcttcAAAGCATGGTATTAAAagagcatggtataaaaagacaaggtatgatcattagagccgccatcttacaaaatggggtaataaggttttgacgtttggctttgacaaagtcaaaagcaacaacaatttccaagacaaatttgtttacaacaacaatttcaatgggctgggctgtcaaaaccttaagtagccataagttttttcattagaaatCATTTTTGGTAACtataaagttatgttttttaacaaaaaaaaaattaatttaacaaaagtCTTTAAACAGTCAGGAACAATTTAGCTAATAAATTCAtgcgaaaattaatttaaaacccgtgttttactaaatttaaaatttgaatctgTCATGTTCATCAAGGTCGGGGTTGTCAGATTGGACAGTTTCGGTTACATCCctatcgagaactgtcagatgaaagaaaaaaagatggcttcctaagtttttgacagctgccctattgaaattgttgttgtaaaaaaaaatttcttgaaaattgttgttgcttttgactttgccaaattaaacgtcaaaaacttattactccattttgtaaaatggcgACTCTAATGTTCATAcattgtctttttataccatgtttcTAAGGGCTTGACCACACCGAAGGGTGTATGCGGTAGagtcttagaggatataatatatggagtgcttgtactgttagttccgtgaagcttttatagagggctctagtttctttaagtttttcgatgagtgcatgcctcaattttattttcataatggctgtcatcaacaagggtgtttatttacagctgtgGAACCGGACTCGGGtaggtacgggtaattgtatttaaaattgaaaaatactccACACCTAAACGTAACATGAAAACTTTTTAAGAAAGAATTGCCAATCGCacttaactaaaaaaaagtaataatttctaaacatgaaaaaagaaaaggcacttgcattgcatacatcgctCCCGTTATCCCGTTTGTAAGTgacgtgtttattttttttgtttcgaaggGGAAATTCGTTGGTAAATAAAGAAACACATACAATTACagaataggggtattcacgttgtatcgttgtaaaagtgcaaaagtgtaatattttcttaaaataaaacaaccaaatatagactacaatttttttacacttttgctataccccagccctattgcaaaaataaaatacaatggtgcaaaatttgtctattgcagttgtagtagtagaaaacaaaattttgcatttgtacacctttttgttacaccggatcgtgaatacccctaatatttttgtttgtggttGTGTTTTCAACCAAACTACTGGAGTTTTGCTTTGCAGGGTCTTCAcactttataaacaaaataaaaatggataatCTCTGACATTTCGAAGcgatttcgaagttttcgaaatcgatcgaaatgtagaatatgcaatttcatttcacatggaattgaaaagtgatttcaattcactttcgacCGAATTTCGGAACATGGGCGAAAATTCCAGAATTGAGTGAAAGTGaatcaaactgttttattggatttcagaatgagtgaatccttgagtggaACCAAATAAAAACGACATGAGTGCCTAGTTTGTGCTTGGACCACAACAGGtgcccctgttctgtaacttttatgACTGgtgataaatattttgaatgacTAGACACGAGAAAGGCCATTTTATCCtatcaaaataaaagatttttgtttttcatacatattttctttattcattcataaaggtattttggaatttgaaagaaatgttgttttatttatagcctgttttcactataGGCCAAATGAGACataaaaaataccatcgggtattatagaaaagtaaaaataaaaaaaaatctgcattaaaaaaaaaaaatacttttttttcaatgaggaaaattgtttgcaataaaattttttctaatgcaaaattttgcaataaaaattttattttcaatgcaaatatttttcagttgcaataaaaattttttttaatgcaaaatttttagaaaagttgGTTGTATATTTAACAAAATACTTTGTGTATATAAAAAGATTGTAGCACCTCGTTTTAAAGTATGTATATAGTTgagttgatttttaataataaagtgATAAATGCCAATTAATGAAGTGCTAGATAACATAATTAGCTTGCGAAAGGATCAATTAATTtctctttgtttgtttttttttttttgttaactggGTCCAGTTTTTCTGTGttgagcaaaaatataaaaaagagacAATATTTTAcgagtaaatttatttattaaccaGAAAAAGTCCACACATTCCAATACTCTACAATTAAATAACATATAACAATAAGTTAAAAGTTcggacaaaataaaattaaaccatattttaaagaatattgttcctgtttttgtttatattagaaaaataaGGAAGTAAATCAAGtggttttatttagtttttttattcatgttttttttcataaacttatCATTAGTTctgcataaaaaaatttatcacattttttttttctttctaaaaacataggtattagtttttattacaaaatttttctgTCGATGCTGAATTAGGCCATAATTTTATTTCTGGACCACAACAATGCTAGAAATAAGATCGTGTATAGCCTAGAAATGATGCAATTAGAgttctaaaataatatatataaaatgttaACTAAGTATTGAATTAAAAACATAATGTGCGTAGGATTAATGGGATGTATATATGTACAtttgtataatttaaaattctagattaaattaatttaattaatgtaTGTTTCAGTATATttacaatatttataattaaatactattagaaaaaaaaaacgctgatTTACATTATTGAACATAAACCAGACGCCTCTACGCCacagtcaatttttttaacttttttcagtTTAACATTTTGTAACTCTGGTTTGAAGGTGAATGTTGGTTCGACCTGTTCAACTTCAACCGGTTTTAATGGGATTGAGAGAGGAGGAGTGGTACTATCCCTAATTGTTGGTGGGACATTGATTCCTCCACCACCAGCGGAATTAGAACCAATAACTTCTATGCAATTTGAAAATGAATCCATATTGTTTGGCCCTGAAGTTGTATGTGATGTGATAACCTGTATAACATTGCTAGAAGTTTCAGTTGCAGCTGATGAAATGGGTGTACAAAACGAAGACACCGCAGAAAATGCTGAGTGACCAGAAAACAAAGAACTACTTTCTTCATTCCTGACAGTGGTGCTGTCAAGTGATATGGTTGGTATAGCACTTATAGACATAGGACCACTGCAAAGAACTGGAATAGTTGATATATTGCTAACATTACCACCACATGTGGTAGGATTTTGATTAAGACTAATCGATTTTGTTGTTGGATTTGAAGTACTATTATTACTCGTTACAATATTTTTAGTCATATTAATCTTAATTTTATTCACACCCAATAGGGCTGAAGTTGTGCATAAAGGATTATCGTTGGACTCCAGATTTCCTTCCAATGAGTCTCCAGTTTCTGGTATTTCTACCGTTATCGCTGGTGCAGCTTCTTCGGAAGGTGGTTGAGATGTTTCTGCAGGAGTGTCAGCAATAATGGGCGATGGTAGAGGTGTTGAAACTGTTGAAGATATTGTCCGGGTTCCTGTATTTTCATCTAAATTAAAGAATAATgttcaaataataatataatttttacttattttagtttaatttacCGCTGCTCTGAATAGAAATCTCTTCCTCTGGCATGAGCACGATTCCAACATCCTCAAAACCGTCATCATCTTCGTCATCTTTAGGTTCCTCTTTAATTTTTACGTTGAACAAGGATGATTGTGAGCAATCATCCGCTACAGAGGGTTTCTCTATGTAGGTATCAAGATCGGTGAATGGTATATTTGGTTCTTGGATTTCGACATCTGATTCCATTGTTTCATTGATTGCAACGGCAGAGGAAGCTACTCCATCATCAGCAACACCGCCCATTTCTTCTCTGCTCATATTGACTGGAACATATTCTTCATCGTCGTCTATTTCGGTAATGGATGGTTCTTCAGCTGGAACAACAATGACATCGTCATCATCTTCGTCATCATCCGGGATAACTTGTGTTTCAGAATGTGAacctattatatttttttttgtattaacaatacagcaaaaatattaaaatcaaacaaaataccTTCAGGGGCTTCTTTCTTTACAATTGCCACATCGACTGCATTATCGTCATCAATTGTTATCGCAGTTATATTCTGATCctcaattttttcttcaacCTCAGGTTTAGGAGGATTTAATGAAACCTTAAAAGCAATAACAAATTGAGTAaagttttgtttacattttttgttgatagaagataaattatcataaaatgaaaaatagttTCGAACAATCTTTgaataaaagatacaaaatttcatagttGAAAAGTTGTGTGCTGTAACATTTACAAAATAAGGTTTATgcccttaaaattaatataagatTGGGTAGGTTGgtaaatctaaaaattctgatATAGAGACAACAAATAgctattttaatcaatttcttAAACATTCATACCTTATAATCCTCATAGCAAAGAGGATGATATATTTTGTCCTCAACTCTAATAGCTGCTCGTAAATGCCATTCCTCTTGATCCTCGTTATAAAATTGCTCAAATTTTTCTTGACACATATCGCATGCACGATCAACATCACCCGGTTCAGCTGGGCAACTGGGGACCGGAGAATTGGCAGTCCGTTGATTAGAATTTTCGTCAATATTCTCCAAATCGATTTGTTGCGATTCAAAGAAATTCTTTTCACGATCCTCCAAGTCTTCGATTTCTTCATACTGCAACCAATCAGAGATTTCATAATACCATTTCCTGGAATGAGCTTTTCTTGCAGAATCTCGCTCTCTGCGATTTTGTCTGAAATGCCAATCTAAGTGCTGACTATATTTTATAGTTTGCTCTGGTGGAAAACGTACACCGCAACTGCTGCATTGCATACCacagaaaattgcatttataataGCTGCTTGACGAGTTTTGATCGTTTCTGGAACGTTCAAATTAATTGGTTTTATAGGTTCTAACTCCTTAATAGGTTtgatttcttcttctttaacatttttgttttctgggGCGCTACCATTATTGGCCACATTGTTAATAATGCCAGTTGATATGAGTTTTTGGAAAAGTTCGTCAATATTGACATTTGGTAATATTGGAGCAATACCTGGAATTGAAACTGGTTGTGTTAAAATCGGCGGTGAAGATGTGGTTTTTGGACGAACTATTGGTTCCGTTATTTCACCATCAACAAGTTTCGAAATAGGTTTGATTTCTGGCTCTGTATCTGTAATGCATGGCACAATTGTATCTGGGACTTTTTCTATTTCTTGTGGTGGTTGCATGTTAATATATTTCATGTCTTTAATAACATGTTGTCCTGCCACAATTCCTGACGGCAGAGTACCAAAACGTACAAAATATTTTCGGCCACCCAGCATTAAACTTTTAGGCAAACCTCCATATTCTACATTTAAAAATTCCCCGTTAATAATTACAGTTTTTAGATTATCTGCAAATTCTATAATATGCTGTTGCCCATCTATGGTAAACGTTTGAGGATTAGCATCTAGGAATACTGGAATAATATTCCTAGCATCAACAATCATATTAATTTTACCCACAACCAAGTCACGTCTCAGTATTCCGATGTGAACTTGAGGGGGAGGCCCTTCTGCTTGtagcaaatgaattttgttgtTGAGAGGAATTGGCATTGCTGGACCACCAAAGTAAACTTCATACCAGTGCTCATCAATATAAAGTTCGCGCGATGGGAAAGCAAAGCGCATGCGATGTGGTTCTCCATTAATTGTAACTTCTTTGTAGTCCTCATTGAAATTGAGCACAATTGACTCTTTATTATCAATGGTTATGGTTCTTGTACCAGGCTGAAAGCCGATTTCTCTGGGTTGATCCCAATCCATGAATACAATTGCAACATTACCATAGAAACGAATTTCTTTTGTGCGGCCGTCTATTGTGATCGAGCGCACAACATCTTCTTGGGGATTGTCAATTGAATTGCATGGTTTTGGAATAACAAGTGTCGGTGGCTGTGGCGGAGCAGGAACTGTACTTGGTGGTCTTCTGGATTGTGTAGCACCATTGAAAATACTGCTTGGGTTCTGCCACGGACTAGGAAGTAGCATTCTGTTGTTGAATGGTGGTGGAGGTCTGTTGTTAGGGCCAAACCGTTGTCTTTGGGGCTGTGGTTGTGATTGAACGGCATGGTTGTTTGTTGGTTGGGCTGGGGCGGACCATTTTGATACCTTAACTCGTTTCTCCTTTTCTCCTGTGATCTGTCTGGAGGATGGTATCAAATCTAATTTATCCTGAGAGCTTTCATCCACCGAAACAACGGACTCCTTGGCATCGCTAGCCAAATCTACATTCGACAATGATGAAACAGAGTCTTTTGTTAGTTTTGGAATTCGTTTTTTGTGAACAGCATCACGAGCTTCTTTATCAGGATCAACATGTGCATCTTCTTGGTCATTACCTTTCTCACTGGAACTAAGTGATTCAAGACGTTTGGCagcatttaatttatttgtttcattAATTTGCATTACAGTTTTAACTAGGTTGTGATATTGCTCCTGGTTGATATTTCTGCTTTCAAGCAGTTCCTGGGCTTGGCTTATAATTGTACGGATTTTGTTGTCGTTACACTCTTGGGAAGTGGTTTCATCCTGAAGCTCATATATTTTAAACTTCTGAGACAATTCCCTGTgagatttttctaaataaaaaaaaaatatattataaaactatattttcaGCTTCACGTTTAATTAACATACCCATTTTATTATATCTAGCCGCTTTTGCTAATTTAGCGCGAACATCATCGAGACTTGATTTGATTGGTGTAAGTTTGGTTGCTGGTGATCCCTGTAACATAGAAAATTGTGTTATTTGTTTAAGCTTGTACATGcttttagatgttttttttttttattaccttaaCCTTAGCCCAGTTTTCTTTTTCGTTTGATATAACAGGTGGAGGAGGTGGGGTCATTATATCGCCAGcggttggatttaaaattacagTTGGAATAACGGTTCTCAAATCCACATCTTCAGTACCAAACAAgctatacaaaaaagaaaataatttaaaaaaatattcacaaaagtcgaaaaaaactTCCACTTGACACATATTTGTTTGTAAATATTGGGACTTCTATAAAACAAGTAACATTTGTAACTGTTTTCTACAAACTTAATGAAAATtaagggaaaatatttttaggatAAGTCTCTCAAAATATCCAGAAATTCCCTTCCCTTTCGGATTTTCTTTTGACGAAAAGAGAAGATTATAGGCCCTATTCTGACTCGCTACGACAATCTGCCCGCAATGcagtcaaaataaagaaaacgatGTAACGATATCATTTTAAAAACGCTAAATGGCTTATTAAAGGCTCAAAAActgattcaccaaatttttcTAGTGATTCGCGAGTCAcaacagataaaaaattctaaacacaaatacacaatctttcccatacaaatcgtatgggaaatagaaatttgcgatgcggcggtactaaatgttaacattaagggctgaaacttttacagtatttttttttttcgtcatttccaacaatattttcaacaatgctttgaacaaaagaaaaaaaaattttttttgaatcagtctagtaCATATACACATACTTTGCAATTGATGTCAGCTTGAAATTTATGCACCAAATCTTTTATTTCGACAATTTGtgtttacatgaaaaaaaaatcatatttaattttcaaaaaaataagaaccTACTTAATATATTCTTGGCGTTAAAAGCCGACCATCAATTGATCAAAAAGATTAAAGTGAGAACTTGTTTGAAATAGAGAGACCGACTAAATTTCGCGTTTTGCAAGGTTTGTCAAACTGATAACGAGAGGTCACTGCACTAAggctagaaaaaataaaatacaagacTGGTTCGCACGAATTTGCAATTCTTAATCAACAgataaaaccaaaattgcaaaaaaaagaaaaaaaagaaaaaaaaatcaatgtcccgttttcgaaaatttgattttcaaaaaagaattcaatgttttttcatatccaaatttattttttttcggtcttatttttcatttatataaaaacttttgataTTAGAAACAacgaaataaattaatatactagtgttaatgttttaaaatatgtacTTAATTTAGTGAATAGGTAAAAGGTAAATAAATAAGAgcgaaagaaatacaaaaatatgcctATCCCTATATGCTATCATTGAATTACCcttttgtctaaaaaatttcgatgaaattaaatcagttttttaagaaacgttcaaattaaaaaaaaaaacggtcttatggcaggtaccgttagtaaagattttcgacaaaaaatactaaaagATACTCCTTGCATTAACATATGGGTAATCCATGGAAGGGTTTTGGaagatttttgtgtgtttttcccttttatttatttaactattcACTAAGTTAAGCATTTTAATGCATTAACACTTAGTATTTGccgtattctgctattcgattcacgtgaatcgaaggaTTCCCTTTCTTAATCATGTCGAATTGTTGTTCCCGTCTGTTTTagaaattcttaagaaaaaaaatgtctagATTTAATTTTAACCACCTTTTAAACacttcttattttagactttcacgtgaatcgaatagcagaatagggctgtatattattttttgtatgttttatttagGCTTTGATGATCTTTGTTTTTGGAAGTAATTAATGATAAAACTAATTCATCTTTTTGTTACCCTACGTTTCCCCGGTTTCTTTCCAGCTTcctcggatttttttttgtatttgacttatataaccaaaatacaaacaaattggattctttcaaaaaatagaaggagcatacataattttttttaatggaacttACTTTATGGTGAAAATTTAGtacattttaattattatttgctGAATTTAAGAATTcaataaattaacattaaaaactaaacaaaacattacaataaaaattagagCTACTATCACAATTTTTTATCACAGACTTAATAAATGGCAACACTGTATGCGCAGCTCTTGGTTCATCATTTGCTTCATTTTCTGCTGGATGCACTGACTTTCCAATGTATAGCGGGTAGAGATGCGGTTTTCCTTGTCTAAAAtgcaatttggtttttttgatttttttcaggaaCCAATAAAAACTGTTTCTTGCTCAAGCAAACGAATCATGAAAACTGATgtgtaaaataataattttattagaaataataacgaaaaaactaaaaaaactgtttttgacttaagttttttttagcaAGGTATAGCATTAAGGGTATATAATTTAACCAAAATACTCTCTTTTACGAATTATGTAATAGCCTATTACTgaaaattattcttaaaaaaaatttatttccatgtttcattattttaaggTCCGTAATCATATTCTCTATCATTCTTGTTTGGGTTTGGGTCACCCTCACCAAccgtttcaacaaaaagaaatcTGGTCTCTTTGTAATAATTCCTCTATATTTGTGCCAAATATAATCCAAATTAAAGACTTGAATATTGTGTAAACAATCAGGACGATGCAAATTTTAAACTCAGTCAGATATAACTACACCAGCTAACAAACTGCATGCAAAAACATTGTAAGTCCCTTACACTTAAGTTGTTTTTGGAATAACCGTTATAATTAATTTGAATGTGAAATAATGTATGTATTATCTTATCTGCTTTTTACTCAGAATACGCAGCTACCTTTGAGGAacaatttttagcaaaaaagttCCATTCCCTTGAAAAATATATGATGAAAAGCATTGATCGGGTAGAGCTGAATTTATATCAAAATACACTCCGCGACATAATTATAAGGACACATTTATTTGATTCGTCTTAAGATATGtaaaggatattattttttatttcttttatgaataaggAGACATGTATATGGAGGATTGTTTCCcaccatttgtttttatttaattcattagaatacaataatacagttattttttccgggtctggagcgaaataattataaggatACATCtgatttttgcattaaaagtgaggtttagcgagatcaaatgtaaacaaaagtaagcaaaacagttagaaaatgaatttaaacccaTTGTGACCATttcataagtaaaatttttcgggtattttaaaataaggcgTGAAAAATCCTTGATCCAGGCAGAAATGCTCAAAATCGAGGCCTACCATGAATAGGGCTTGTGTAAATGGGAAAAACTGGAGGATTAGAAAGgtccgattgtgtaattgataattttatttacaaaggTGACATGTATGGTTAACTAAAACGGTCAGGGAGGAAGCTTTTGGTCgaagagagagccaaaagtgacaaaaaatgaagtatTTTTCGTGATAATTTGACAGCAAGagaaattttcgagaaaatgaaATTGGAAGTGAGAGTATGTTGAGTGCACTAAATAATGGAGGTGGACTAAGCCCATTCCTACGAAGGTAAATGGTGAAAACCGGCGGTCTTGCCGAGACATAAACTTGCCCGCCTTCGCCTCGGCAAAAAGCATAGgttctgggatgaaaaatggaaaaacttttaagttcatcaatgagtgaaaatttaatttggataGCCTAGATGGTGTACCTAacggtttttccatttttcatcccagaacctatgctttttttgtgtgaaaagtaaattattttatctACGAGGGTGGTTCAATAACTCCCTGAAAAATAGAAGAAAGAAcgttaattttggaaaaaacttttaatttctcAACAAAGTCTCTTTTCATCTCTATGTATTCAACCAGCTTGTTTCCACTATTTGTATTCCGTCCAAAAAATGCGTACGCAGGCAGAGGGAGCAATTCATATCACAATTCGTTTAATTTTGCCATTGAGACTGCGGACTTGTGCGATTTCGCTTTTCTTCAATCATGAGCTTTTTTATTTCTACATcctaatacatatgtaaaataGAAATGAACGATTATCGCATCGATCGCCCGTACTTTGGTTTCTGTTATgctttttttgtccaaaaaataatgtttaatcAACACACGCAACTCCAATTTTTTAATTAcgagaaaattatttaaatgctttttatttGAATCGCTATACCGATAAAACTATTTGACTGGTCTGTCTGAAAATTTCAGTGCACAATTGAAACATCTTCTATGACAACCTCATTCTTGGATTTGAAATTAAAAGCTAATTTAGGTGAATTTTCAGGGACTTATTGACCCACCCTCGTACATCGATGTGCcttgcatacattttttgatAAGGAATAGTAATTGAATAaaccagagaaaaaaataatgcgattcatttcattcatttgtgTTTAATGATTTCGTTGTTTTACATTCCTTCTTTACAACTTTTTTGAATAAGTTCATTATGTTGCTGGAAACTCAATTGCCAAAGATTGTTTAAAACTGCTACTTGAAATTTTACTCCATGAtaatacagtagtccctcgataatgtgaactaaTTGTAAATGTGAACAAggcgttttcggattttagagggatcaaggggcacggtagtgcccagccaagttctctagcaatttttggcactacacccttatttaagGGTGTAGAAAGAACTCAGGTCATTTTAGATTCACATTACTGGAACTTTTTCCAATTGTCATCTAAATGATTAAAACATTCTCTAAACCATTGAATATCACAGTTATTTTTAGCCCagtttaaggggttatatctagttgtaagtgcaaaaaaaaaacctttttttatggattttttgtgaagagtcatttaattatataaacataaagaatacatatctatatagcaaatttaatgtattaaaataattcgctgtgtatttaaaaaaatattgggttccgttatttttgtagtagatcttctagacgacctccaaaaaaaaggtgtctggcggtgagcaaaatttctccgaaacggctggagtaatcggcttgaaatttttacccAATTTTCTTAGAAACTTaacgaaggaaaaaggtttttgacaataattcgattttttaagccactttaaagtgtaaattttcgttaaaaactacgatttttttctttgggaagccgccattttgtcaaaaatcaaaattttgactattctttcgttcattacctgcattcg
Proteins encoded in this region:
- the LOC129907897 gene encoding uncharacterized protein LOC129907897 isoform X1 — its product is MDNEIKEQKEQKVAEEYLSSLADLNMNSKPLINMLTILAEENIEYAAVIVKVVEQHIAKVHPDIKLPILYLIDSIVKNVKNTYIPLFSQCIVNIFCGVFEQVSEKIRERMYTLRQTWNEVFTAQKLYTLDVKVNCMDRNWPITAKVIKSPSIHVNPNFLKKNEMEATLRVKTRELLELEKRKLELELEATKKLLQEQEKQLCKQTESVKIAPEHPPQVRHPSIGAMQKPNYIGINTYQKFRNNGPRQPPPNMMNMQQIFPPGVAPPQLIHQQKPKVHPVNPIMLNTIRHRDPRLARQQQQQQQQQPSSQEKEIKPKLNANFPASVTQTSDQQASNQNINSGTQGSSSYRNSKAFDSRTTKRRETDRSNHNRPNHDRSPRDRSVRDRSSKSRSEEEHSDGGSAGRSKSTNVSNRNKRGGSRSRSESKSPTRVRSSSTRSSNRSGSSSRDKDRRNKSSSFDRRKGSSRNNDSKFSSSCPKIDEESETQNDSIKKKTNSPTISPTKFKDSKSKSSSSVKVLKTYAGRKHKPRTPSPNATKDVDFRIIHPDKRARLTSLKNDTPAEEEKAIMPPPPPSMEEEIPTIVEPEDKVLAPEVKPTNIEKDPIEIDPIITNATAKTLDQNLEAIHSVKDVDLRQFQRITSKAHQSSTSTPALIVQSINKLEKSSEIATCSTHTNNNNNNKIDAVNNEVKDEPKTNVSIVEADIQAEAEHKEVISNGKPIGENKRPSTDDAGEPNAKRSKSGKMDGLFGTEDVDLRTVIPTVILNPTAGDIMTPPPPPVISNEKENWAKVKGSPATKLTPIKSSLDDVRAKLAKAARYNKMEKSHRELSQKFKIYELQDETTSQECNDNKIRTIISQAQELLESRNINQEQYHNLVKTVMQINETNKLNAAKRLESLSSSEKGNDQEDAHVDPDKEARDAVHKKRIPKLTKDSVSSLSNVDLASDAKESVVSVDESSQDKLDLIPSSRQITGEKEKRVKVSKWSAPAQPTNNHAVQSQPQPQRQRFGPNNRPPPPFNNRMLLPSPWQNPSSIFNGATQSRRPPSTVPAPPQPPTLVIPKPCNSIDNPQEDVVRSITIDGRTKEIRFYGNVAIVFMDWDQPREIGFQPGTRTITIDNKESIVLNFNEDYKEVTINGEPHRMRFAFPSRELYIDEHWYEVYFGGPAMPIPLNNKIHLLQAEGPPPQVHIGILRRDLVVGKINMIVDARNIIPVFLDANPQTFTIDGQQHIIEFADNLKTVIINGEFLNVEYGGLPKSLMLGGRKYFVRFGTLPSGIVAGQHVIKDMKYINMQPPQEIEKVPDTIVPCITDTEPEIKPISKLVDGEITEPIVRPKTTSSPPILTQPVSIPGIAPILPNVNIDELFQKLISTGIINNVANNGSAPENKNVKEEEIKPIKELEPIKPINLNVPETIKTRQAAIINAIFCGMQCSSCGVRFPPEQTIKYSQHLDWHFRQNRRERDSARKAHSRKWYYEISDWLQYEEIEDLEDREKNFFESQQIDLENIDENSNQRTANSPVPSCPAEPGDVDRACDMCQEKFEQFYNEDQEEWHLRAAIRVEDKIYHPLCYEDYKVSLNPPKPEVEEKIEDQNITAITIDDDNAVDVAIVKKEAPEGSHSETQVIPDDDEDDDDVIVVPAEEPSITEIDDDEEYVPVNMSREEMGGVADDGVASSAVAINETMESDVEIQEPNIPFTDLDTYIEKPSVADDCSQSSLFNVKIKEEPKDDEDDDGFEDVGIVLMPEEEISIQSSDENTGTRTISSTVSTPLPSPIIADTPAETSQPPSEEAAPAITVEIPETGDSLEGNLESNDNPLCTTSALLGVNKIKINMTKNIVTSNNSTSNPTTKSISLNQNPTTCGGNVSNISTIPVLCSGPMSISAIPTISLDSTTVRNEESSSLFSGHSAFSAVSSFCTPISSAATETSSNVIQVITSHTTSGPNNMDSFSNCIEVIGSNSAGGGGINVPPTIRDSTTPPLSIPLKPVEVEQVEPTFTFKPELQNVKLKKVKKIDCGVEASGLCSIM